A stretch of Lathyrus oleraceus cultivar Zhongwan6 chromosome 6, CAAS_Psat_ZW6_1.0, whole genome shotgun sequence DNA encodes these proteins:
- the LOC127096404 gene encoding uncharacterized protein LOC127096404 — protein MDGEEEDEQVIAEEVEAMKSVYENDCTILNSIPPHFHLSLKPRTADVSSHQFVEIVLEVHATPQYPKEPPSVAIVDCKGLDQHRQKHLLNHIQTKANELSPGLMLVALCEEAVEKLSDMNHPDGDCPLCLFPLVTEEHKSETLPFMKLMSCFHCFHRWWNWLESSKQTGSSKSDNATARRNRAVVLAGGGHSANGYVAQGSQSEGDSNNITMSLLFNENLLQIFVGGLDSEISDEDLRQPFLQYGDVVSVKIPIGKGCGFVQLADRKNAEEAIQGLNGTVIGKQTVRLSWGRSPGNKHWRNNDSNGNHYGGQGYGGHGYGGHGYAARQNQDIAMQQPAAAIQGAS, from the exons ATGGAcggtgaagaagaagatgaacaagTGATAGCTGAAGAAGTTGAAGCCATGAAATCCGTTTATGAAAACGATTGTACCATTCTCAATTCCATTCCTCCTCACTTCCATTTATCCCTCAAACCCAGAACCGCTGATGTTTCTTCTCACCAG TTTGTAGAAATTGTTCTTGAGGTACATGCAACTCCACAG TATCCAAAAGAACCTCCTTCTGTTGCTATTGTGGATTGCAAGGGTTTGGATCAACATAGACAAAAGCATttattgaatcatattcaaactaAAGCCAACGAGCTTTCCCCTGGATTAATGCTCGTAGCTCTTTGTGAG GAAGCTGTAGAGAAACTCTCAGATATGAATCATCCTGATGGTGATTGTCCATTGTGCTTATTCCCATTGGTGACAGAAGAACACAAAAGTGAAACCTTGCCTTTTATGAAGTTAATGTCTTGCTTTCACTGTTTTCACAG ATGGTGGAATTGGCTTGAGAGTTCTAAACAAACAGGGTCTTCCAAATCAGATAATGCAACGGCTCGTCGTAACAGGG CTGTAGTGTTGGCTGGCGGTGGTCACTCTGCTAATGGTTATGTGGCCCAAGGCTCCCAATCTGAAGGGGATTCTAACAACATAACTATGAGTCTGCTTTT TAATGAAAATCTGTTGCAGATATTTGTTGGAGGGCTTGATTCTGAAATCAGCGATGAGGATCTCAGACAACCGTTTTTGCAATATGGCGATGTTGTCTCCGTGAAAATTCCAATCGGTAAAGGATGTGGCTTTGTTCAACTTGCTGACAG AAAGAATGCTGAGGAAGCTATTCAGGGATTGAATGGAACAGTGATCGGGAAGCAGACCGTGCGTCTTTCTTGGGGTCGCAGTCCGGGAAATAAGCAT TGGAGGAATAATGATTCGAATGGAAACCATTATGGCGGGCAAGGTTACGGTGGTCACGGATACGGAGGCCATGGATATGCTGCTAGACAGAATCAGGATATAGCGATGCAACAACCTGCAGCTGCAATTCAAGGGGCTTCGTAA